TTCGTCCTCACACATCATAAAGAAAAGCTGGCTTACCGGCCCTATTTTTTGAATGGCTTCGGTTTTAATAATAGCGCCATCTATCATCACATAATCGGCCGGCTGAAGTCTTTTGGCAGGATCCACCAGGATCTTCTTTCCCATCCTGATGTTCGCACCATGCAAACCAAGCATGTCGAATCCACTGCCTTCGATCGTTTCCACCAGTTCACTTAGTGCATTACTTGCATAAAAAGTATCATCATCCAGGATCCAGAAATAATCAAATTGCTGCAGTTGTAACCCGTATTTCATCCCGGCATGTATTCCTCCGGCAGGGCCTTCATTTTCTTTTAGAAACAGCGGTTTAACCAATTCGTCTTTTACTGATGCCAGATATTCCTGCGTTCCATCGGTACTGTTATTGTCTACAATAATTACAGCAGCCGGTTTTACAACTTGTGCCAGAATATGCGAAAGCGCCGTCTTTAATGTATCCAGCCGGTTATATGTTACCATAACTGCACAAACATTCTTCATAATGCTACTTTTAAATTCTTCTTCTATAGTCCAATATTATCTATCAGTTGCTGCGTCATAAAAGCACCTCCAACAACCACATTAACTGTCTTCCTCCTTATAAACCGTAAAGTACCCGGATCCAACGTTCTGCCGCCAACACCCCTGATGCCATGCCAAATCCCCAATAGCCTGAATTTAACCCGCTTAAAACGGTCTGGCGCCAGGATGGCCGCTGTGAACAATAGTTTTGACTGGTGATAAACAAAAGCAATGAACTCAGTAAATGAGAAATGCTTTTTTATAATGAACGTGTGATTACGTGCCGAATAATAATTGCGCCACAAAGTGGCCCGGGTAAACTGTCCGCCGCCGCCTAATAACTGGCGGTTATCAGCTCCATTCTTTAGTACACCGATCCTGTAGCCCGCTCTTCTGATGCGGATGGAATATTCCTGGTCGTCGCACATCATAAAGAACTCTTCACACAATGGACCCAGTTGGCGTACAATATCTGCTTTTATAATGGCCCCGTCAATCATGGCATAGTCAATTTCCTGTAACCGAACGTTGGGGTTTGCATGCACTTTGGCGCCCATTTTAAAGTTGGCGCCGTGCAAACCCAGCATTACAAATTCGGATTGTTCTATACTTTCAACCAGGTCTTTCAGCGCATTGGGCGCATAAAAAGTGTCATCATCCAGGATCCAGAAATAATCATATGCATTACGCGTGAGCCCATACGTCATGGCTTTTGCGATAGCGCCGGCCGAACCGGTATTGCTTTCCATGTAAATGCAATGAATATTATTTTTTCCATTTAATGTTTCCAGGTATTCTATTGTTCCGTCTGTACTATTGTTATCAACGATTACAATTTCAGTTGGCGGCACCGTTTGGGCCAGTATATGGGTAATAGCTGTTTTCAGCGTTTCCAGCCGGTTATATGTTACTACAATTGCGCAAACCCTTGTATTCATAGCATGCTTATATTACATTAAAACTAAGTTCCAGGTAATCAAGTACATCAAATACATGTGTGGTGATCACAGGTAAATGAAGTACCAGCTTCTTTGATTTCGCAAATTTTAAGGCCTTTCGTGCGGTAAACTTAAGTGTGCCGGGATCTAAAGTTCTGCCTCCTTTGCCTAAAATGCCGTGCAAAATACCCATCAGTCTTAATTGTACACGTTTGAAGCGGTCTGGTGCCAGGAGGGCTGCGGTGATTAACAGTTTTGATTGTAGTAGACAATAACCAAATAAATTTACGAAAGAGAAATGTTTCTTTATAATAAATATGTGGTTCCGGGCTGAATAATACCCCCGCCAAAGGGTGGCCCGGGTAAACTGACCGCCGCCTCCCAGGTATAACCGGTTGTCGGCGCCATTTTTCAACACACCGATCTTATAACCATTTCGTTGCATGCGTACCGAATACTCATGATCGTCGCACATCATAAAAAACTCCTCACAGATCGTTCCCAGATTTCTCACTACCTGAGCTTTTATCAGCGCGCCATCGATCATGGCGTAATCCACTTCCTGCAACCTTACATCATCCTTTACCTGTATTTTTCTTCCCATTTTTATGTGGGCGCCATGCAACCCGATCATCGAGAACCCGCTGTTTTCGATATTCACAACCAGGTCCTGCAAGGCGTTGGGCGCATAAAAAGTATCGTCGTCAAGCACCCAGAAATAATCATATTTATTATGAATATTGGTTAAGCCGAAGTTCATTCCGGCCGCAATAGCACCAGCCGAACCGGTGTTATTATTCATATAAATGCAATGAATATTGCTTTTACCATCTACAGACCGCAGGTACTCAATTGTACCATCGTTACTGTTGTTATCTACAACTACAATCGTTGCAGGTTGTAAGGTTTGGGCCAGTACATGCCCCAGGGCCGTTTTAAGGGTGTCGAGCCTGTTGTATGTTACCAGTATTGCGCATACTTTCGAATACGTCATCAGGGAAATTTTTGGGTTTAATAAAAGTGGTCGGTCGGTCGGTGGTCTAATGGTGGTATTGATTGCGCATAACTATATGGCTTGTTTGTAATATCTTTTTAATCCGTAATCCCTTACGGCTTTCCAGGTGTTTCGGGTAACAAGGCTTCCGTATCGCATGCCATGTTTAAAACTCAACAGGCTTTTTCCAAACGATACTGCCAGAATGGATAAAAATGCCAGGTAATGGCGATGCTTTTTCATTATGAACAGGGCATTACGGATGCTGTAATAATCCCGCCATAATACCTTCTCATCTTTTTTACGGGCAACGGTGCTTTCTACACTCATCCGGTTCCACCGCTCGCGGCAACCTAAAAACAGATCACTGTGCACGAGGATTTTGTAGCCGGCTTCTTTTTGCAGAAGATCAAAGTCAAGGTCCTCAAAACCAAAAAACAACTTTGGCTCTGTATTAATGCCATCCAATACACTTTTTGCATTTACAATCTTGCATTGCCCGCCGCCTATAGTATCCACTTCAATATAGGAACGGCTGCGCAGTTCTTCATTAGTAGCGCGCGATAACAACCCGGTAAATTTATTGAACCGGCTGCCTACCATCCCTACCTGGCCACATTTTTCACCGTAAGACTCCGCCAGGTTAACCAGCTTTTCAAACGTATCCGGCGTAGGTGGGGGATCGTTATCATCACCCCAGAAAATCCACTGGTATCCTTCTTTTGCCAGCATCTCCAATCCTACTTTGTCGCCCCCTGCAGGTCCGGCATTGTAACCCATTTTAATGTAAGCAACTTCGGGATATAATTCCTCCAGCTTTTGCTTTGTTTCATCTGTTGTACCATTGTCTACCACCAGTAATTTTTCGGGTGGTAAAGTCTGTGACATTATCTTTTGAATGGTATCCATTAATATCTCTGCCCGATTGAACGTAACTACAAATCCAGCAAATTTTTTATTACTCATAACAGTGCGTTTAATGCCTACAATGTAAAAGCCATTTCTATGGGCGATACAATCGGCTTATAAAAAAAGTATTTTGATGCTACTGGTTATATTGCCATGCCTGAACAGGTTCTTGGCAAACTTTTTCTTTTCGCGCCACATGGCTTTTTCGATCTCCTTCTTCTGGTCTTCATTGAACAGCGCCGAACGCTTCATAAACTTTCTTGTTTCAATGGAACCTCTGTACTTGTCAACCATTGTTCTGCCCCCGTATAATCCGCCGGGATGTCTTCTATAGTTACCTCCTATAAATCCCAATTCGGCGATCTTACCATATTTCGATAACACGGTAAACAGGAACACATCGCCGTAGGTAACATGAATAAAATCCTTATGGGAGTTTGGAATACAGTTGCGAAAAACAACCGACATGGTAGGAATATGCTGATAAAGCATACTCTTCCAGTCAAACATCCTGAACTCACCAACCTCCTCCCGCAATACCTCATCGTTTTCACTTACCGTTCTTACTTCATGAAAACACAAAACAAAATCTTTATTTGCCTCTAAAAAATCAACCTGCTTTTGCAGTTTAAGCGGATCGGTCCAGTAATCGTCGCCTTCACAAACGGCAATGTATTTACCGGTTAACCGGGGCCAGCAAAATTCATAGGCATTCCGTTGCCCGCCTACATTTTGTTCGTGATAAATGGGTTTTATTATCCCCGGATACTTCAGCTCAAACTCCCTTATTATACTGCGCGTATCGTCGGTTGAACAATCTTCGCCAATAATCACTTCTAAAGCAAAACTGGTTTGTTGCATCATTACGCCTTCCAGGCACTGGCGGATATATTTACCATGGTTATATGTAAGAATGCATACTGACAGTAAGGGTGTTGCGGGTTTAGCAGCCTCTTCAAACTGCTGCCGGGTGTATTTATATTGAATAAACCCGTTTTCCAGTTCAGCCACCTGCTGCCAGCCCATTCTTATCACATTACCTATTCCCGGATTGTTCTTATGCATCTCCATGTTCACCTGTTCAAATCCCAATTGGGTGAATCCCTGTTCAAGTGCCAGCCAGGC
The Niastella koreensis GR20-10 genome window above contains:
- a CDS encoding GNAT family N-acetyltransferase, producing the protein MSYNVYIRPLREEDALTSYQWRNDPKIWRFTGSRPDRYITPEMEREWLVLALRRENEKRFAICLCEDDTYIGNVFFTDINNGQALLHIFIGEMRFWGKNRAFESAWLALEQGFTQLGFEQVNMEMHKNNPGIGNVIRMGWQQVAELENGFIQYKYTRQQFEEAAKPATPLLSVCILTYNHGKYIRQCLEGVMMQQTSFALEVIIGEDCSTDDTRSIIREFELKYPGIIKPIYHEQNVGGQRNAYEFCWPRLTGKYIAVCEGDDYWTDPLKLQKQVDFLEANKDFVLCFHEVRTVSENDEVLREEVGEFRMFDWKSMLYQHIPTMSVVFRNCIPNSHKDFIHVTYGDVFLFTVLSKYGKIAELGFIGGNYRRHPGGLYGGRTMVDKYRGSIETRKFMKRSALFNEDQKKEIEKAMWREKKKFAKNLFRHGNITSSIKILFL
- a CDS encoding glycosyltransferase family 2 protein, whose amino-acid sequence is MTYSKVCAILVTYNRLDTLKTALGHVLAQTLQPATIVVVDNNSNDGTIEYLRSVDGKSNIHCIYMNNNTGSAGAIAAGMNFGLTNIHNKYDYFWVLDDDTFYAPNALQDLVVNIENSGFSMIGLHGAHIKMGRKIQVKDDVRLQEVDYAMIDGALIKAQVVRNLGTICEEFFMMCDDHEYSVRMQRNGYKIGVLKNGADNRLYLGGGGQFTRATLWRGYYSARNHIFIIKKHFSFVNLFGYCLLQSKLLITAALLAPDRFKRVQLRLMGILHGILGKGGRTLDPGTLKFTARKALKFAKSKKLVLHLPVITTHVFDVLDYLELSFNVI
- a CDS encoding glycosyltransferase; the encoded protein is MKNVCAVMVTYNRLDTLKTALSHILAQVVKPAAVIIVDNNSTDGTQEYLASVKDELVKPLFLKENEGPAGGIHAGMKYGLQLQQFDYFWILDDDTFYASNALSELVETIEGSGFDMLGLHGANIRMGKKILVDPAKRLQPADYVMIDGAIIKTEAIQKIGPVSQLFFMMCEDEEYCMRLKKHGYSIGVLKNGADERLFLGGGGRFTKSTLWRGYYSARNHLLILKQYFSFINLLSYISIQLRFLIVAAVLAPDRFRRVKFRLLGIWHGLIGNSGRTLDPGTMKFVK
- a CDS encoding glycosyltransferase; amino-acid sequence: MSNKKFAGFVVTFNRAEILMDTIQKIMSQTLPPEKLLVVDNGTTDETKQKLEELYPEVAYIKMGYNAGPAGGDKVGLEMLAKEGYQWIFWGDDNDPPPTPDTFEKLVNLAESYGEKCGQVGMVGSRFNKFTGLLSRATNEELRSRSYIEVDTIGGGQCKIVNAKSVLDGINTEPKLFFGFEDLDFDLLQKEAGYKILVHSDLFLGCRERWNRMSVESTVARKKDEKVLWRDYYSIRNALFIMKKHRHYLAFLSILAVSFGKSLLSFKHGMRYGSLVTRNTWKAVRDYGLKRYYKQAI
- a CDS encoding glycosyltransferase; protein product: MNTRVCAIVVTYNRLETLKTAITHILAQTVPPTEIVIVDNNSTDGTIEYLETLNGKNNIHCIYMESNTGSAGAIAKAMTYGLTRNAYDYFWILDDDTFYAPNALKDLVESIEQSEFVMLGLHGANFKMGAKVHANPNVRLQEIDYAMIDGAIIKADIVRQLGPLCEEFFMMCDDQEYSIRIRRAGYRIGVLKNGADNRQLLGGGGQFTRATLWRNYYSARNHTFIIKKHFSFTEFIAFVYHQSKLLFTAAILAPDRFKRVKFRLLGIWHGIRGVGGRTLDPGTLRFIRRKTVNVVVGGAFMTQQLIDNIGL